TTGAATTGAAGAAACCAAATAAATTGAAATGTATTTTATGTCTTTTTTCTGATCAATTCCGATTTATTATTGTGAATgataaattttatattttgaattacTGAATCTTATCAAGTGATTTAAgatttgttggtgaagttgaattGTTCATCAAAAATTATTTAAGATCAAATCTTGATAAATACATCATAAGTCCCACACcataaaaaaaaatgttgaaatcatactacaaataaattgaataaaatatatacTCCTCAATCTTTAACAGTAAAAATGTTTATTCTTctaataaagaataaaaaataagaaaCTTAAAACGCTAAATCCACAAATTGTAGCCCTGACCCCTACAAAAAATTTTAGATTCAAATAAAAAAGCACCTGTAAGTCGGACCACAGTATTTGGAAGGGTGCAAAGAGAGTGCTGAATCATGATAGGAAACCTTATGAATAATAGGGTCATTGCCGCGACCCTCCAAGCCACAATCAAACCTCAAAATGGAAGCCTCGCCTGGCTTAGTAATGCACAGCTTCATTAAAACACTGTGGGGATAGATTCCAGGCTCTCCCAGGAAGGGGCCCAGCAATGCGGTAATGGCAATATCCTCGCGGTCATATGACCTCTGCAAAACCACGTCTTGGGAGTTAGGTGGGTCCGAGACCACAACAAAGGAGCCTAATGAGCCCTTATCACCCTCTTCCTGCTCATAAAACAGCACCATCATCACTGCCTGCACAGAAATGGCTACGAATTGGTATGTTTAACTGTAAAAGCCTCGGCTTGACTTACATGATGTTTGCTGTTGGATTGCTCGTAAGAGATCTCTGATTCCAACGCTTGGATCAGTTCGTCATCTTCTCCTCGCTTGCCAATTGCCTCGCGGAAGAAATTGGACGTGTATTTTTGCAAATTCCCAAAGGGGTTTGATTTTGAACAGAAATATGAAACTTTGGTTGAGG
This genomic stretch from Cryptomeria japonica chromosome 8, Sugi_1.0, whole genome shotgun sequence harbors:
- the LOC131035898 gene encoding uncharacterized protein LOC131035898 isoform X2, translating into MSKKLIQLISAGARKHRVSAPTSTKVSYFCSKSNPFGNLQKYTSNFFREAIGKRGEDDELIQALESEISYEQSNSKHHRSYDREDIAITALLGPFLGEPGIYPHSVLMKLCITKPGEASILRFDCGLEGRGNDPIIHKVSYHDSALSLHPSKYCGPTYRCFFI
- the LOC131035898 gene encoding uncharacterized protein LOC131035898 isoform X1 is translated as MSKKLIQLISAGARKHRVSAPTSTKVSYFCSKSNPFGNLQKYTSNFFREAIGKRGEDDELIQALESEISYEQSNSKHHEEGDKGSLGSFVVVSDPPNSQDVVLQRSYDREDIAITALLGPFLGEPGIYPHSVLMKLCITKPGEASILRFDCGLEGRGNDPIIHKVSYHDSALSLHPSKYCGPTYRCFFI